AACCAAACCCACGGCATTTCTGTGACGGCGGACGAGATCCTCATCACCAACGGCGCCCAGCACGCCCTCGACCTCGTCCTCCGGATGACGGCGGTCCCCGGCAGAACGGTGGCCGTCGAATCCCCCACCTACGGCGACATCCTCCCCCTTCTCCGCCACTACGGCCTGAACATTGCCGAAATCCCTCTGAAGGGGGACGGCATGGACCTGGACGCCCTGGAAAACACCTGCCGGAAGGGTCCCCTCCACCTGGTCTACACCATGCCGAACTTCCAGAACCCCACGGGGATCACCACGGACCAGCCCCACCGGGAGCGGCTGCTGGACATCTGTTCGCGCTTCGGGGTGCCCCTCCTGGAGGACGCCTTCGAGGAGGAAATGAAATACTCGGGCAGGGTGGTGCTTCCCGTCAAGTCCATGGACACCGGGCACCGGGTGATCTACTGCGGCACCTTTTCAAAGGTGCTCTTCCCCGGGGCCCGCGTCGGATGGCTGGCGGCCCACCCGGAATGCATCCGGCGCCTGGCCGTGCTCCGCCGGTACGGAGAGCTGTCGCCCCCGGTGCTGCTCCAGGCCGCCCTGGCCCGTTTCTGCTCCGAAGGGCATTACGAACGGCACATCTCAAGGATGCACCGGGTCTACAGAAAACGGATGCAGACCGCCCTGGCCGCGCTGAATCGCGCTGTCTCCCCGGAATGGGCAGCCTGGACCCGGCCGGACGGAGGATACCTCATCTGGCTTTCCATGGCTCCCTCCCCGCCGGCGGACTGGGAGAAAATCCTGGCCTCGGAAAAGGTCAGCGCCGCACTGGGAAACATCTTCTATTCCTCGGAACCGGCAGGGGTACATTTCCGCCTCTCCATCTCGTCCCTGGACGAGGAAGAAATCGAAGAAGGCATCCGCAGGCTCGGAAGGGCCTTCGGGAAGGTGTACGAAAGGAAGGGATGAGGAGATGAAGCTCTGGAACACGAACCCCCTGCACGGCATCCGCCTGACGGGAGGCAGGGGAAGCACGGTCTTCGACGATCGGGGCACAAGCTACACCGACATGTGGTCGGGCACATGGTGCAATGTCCTCGGGTACGGCCATCCACGGCTGGCCCGGGCCCTCCGGGACCAGGCAGGGGGACTTCTGCAGGCGGGGGCATCCTTCGGGACTCCCGAGATGGACGACGCCCTCCGGCAGCTCGCAAGCATTCTGCCGCCGGAACTGGACCGGGCCGTTTTCCTCAACTCCGGCAGCGAAGCGGTGGAACTGGCCCTCAAGATGGCAATGGCCGCCACGGGACGGCAGAAAATCATCGCCGCGGAAAAGGGGTACTACGGAGGCACGGTCTTCGCCCTCTCCATCTCCGAACCGGGCCGGACGGCAACCTGGCTTCCGAAACCCGGCCAGGTCGTCCGCCTGCCTGCGCCCCACTGCGCCCGGTGCCCTTCCTCACCCGACTGCGGCGGAGGAAATTTTCCCTGCCTGGCTGCCCTGAAGGAAACGCCCCCGGAAGAAGGGGCAGCGGCGCTGATCTGGGAGCCCGTCCTCGGGGGAGGCATCCTCGTGCCGCCTCCCGGCTACGGAGCCCGCCTCCGGGAACTGGCGACCGCCCGGGGAGCCCTCTTCATCTCCGAGGAAGTCACCACGGGCATGGGGCGGACAGGACTGTGGTTCGGCTTCTCGCATGAAAACCTGGTACCGGACATCCTGGTTATCGGCAAGGCTCTCGGCGGCGGCCTGCCCGTCTCGGCGGTGGTCACCACGAAAGAGGTGGAAGAGCGGGCGGTTTCCGTTCTGGGACGCCACGTCCAGTCGCACCAGAACACGCCCCTTTCAGGACGAATCGCCGCGGAGGTCATCAGCACCCTGCGGGACGAAGGCCTCGTGGAACGGTCGGAGGAAATGGGGGCAATGCTGCTCTCGGGGCTCAGCGAACTCCAGGCCCGCTTCCCCTGCATCCGGGAGGTGCGGGGCAAGGGACTCATGGTCGGCGCGGAGCTCACCCCGGAAACTGCCGGAAGGGGGCCGGACATGTCCAAACGACTGCTGGAAAAGGGCTATATCCAGGACTTCCACCAGCTGACGTCCACCTTCCGCCTCTTTCCACCCTTCGTCATCACAAGGGACGAAATGCAGGGCTTCCTGGCGGCATTCGGGGAGGTGCTCGGTGAAATGGAGTGAAAGGAGAAAAAGCCTGCCGGAAAGATCCGGCAGGCTTCGCTTTGCATTTGCATTCGGTTTTCGGGCTTTAATCCTTCTGTGAGGCAAACCGTTCGTAGGCAATCGTGTGGTACGGGGTGGGCACGCCGGTCTGCCGTCCCATCTCCACCATTCTTCCGATGATATGGTCGAGTTCGGTCTGGTTCACCGGTTTGCCGCTGCTGAGGTCCCGGTAGAGAGAGGACATGGCGTCCGGCTCCATCTTTGAAAAAAAAGCCGCCGCTTTGTCCGCCGTATCCGCCGGCAGCGTAACTCCCTTTGCGGCCGCCACCGCGACCAGTTCGCCCGTTACGGCCCGAAGCACGCTTTCATGCTGCGGATCCTCGCGCACCGTGCCGGCGGGACCGTCGTAATAACAAAACATTACGCTGTTGCCGCACATCAGGGCATACTTGGACCAGCTGTCCACCATGATGTTTTCCGATACCGCCGTCCTGATGCCCGCGGTGTTGAGCACAGAGGCGAGTTCATCCAGCCGTGCCGGTCTGCTGCCGTCCTTCATGCCGAAGGCGATACTGCACATTTCCATGCTTTGGATGATGTGCCCCGGTTTCTCCAGGCGGCTGAACACGCGGATCGTCCCGTCGGCAAGGATGCAGGGGGGCAGCAGCGGCTCCATGATGTCGGAGACGATGACTCCGTTGAGCAGCGGGATCACCGCCGTTTCGGGGCCCACCACGGGGAAGATCGCCCCGCAGGCCTCTTTCAGGCTGTATCCCTTGCAGCAAACAAAAACGGCGTCCATTATGCCGAACTCTTCAGCCCTGTCGGAAGCACGTTTCGGCCTGGCCACAAAATCACCAAGCACCGAGGATTCGACCCTCAGCCCCTTCGCACGGATTGCCTCCAGGTTTTCCCCCCGGGCGAAGAACCAGGTTTCGGCATGGCTTTTGGCCAGTGCGCCCCCTACGATACCCCCGACACCTCCGATTCCGAACACTGCGATTTTCATTCCCTGCACCCCCAACTTTTTTCAGGCCATCCCGGACAGGCCGGTACACCTGTTCCGGAAAACCCTTATTTCTCTGTTTTGCCTTTCTTCCGTTCCTCACCCGTGCTCCCGGCAGCGGACCCCGTCAAAGCCTGGCGACGTCCATACCCAGGCGATCCTTCATGAACCGGGCCATAGCGTCGCCGTTCCTGCCGAAGACGACCATGTGATGACAGCCCAGCATGGCGTCGAAGCAGGCTTCCCAGCTCTTCAGTCCGAAGCGGAACTGGGTCCGGCAGGTGTCGAGCCGCGGGTTGGAGAGCAGCGGAGCCTCGAAAATCACGGCCTTCCGGAACTCGCCGCCGATGCGGAATATGGTCGCATCCAGCGTCCCC
This genomic stretch from Aminivibrio sp. harbors:
- a CDS encoding PLP-dependent aminotransferase family protein translates to NQTHGISVTADEILITNGAQHALDLVLRMTAVPGRTVAVESPTYGDILPLLRHYGLNIAEIPLKGDGMDLDALENTCRKGPLHLVYTMPNFQNPTGITTDQPHRERLLDICSRFGVPLLEDAFEEEMKYSGRVVLPVKSMDTGHRVIYCGTFSKVLFPGARVGWLAAHPECIRRLAVLRRYGELSPPVLLQAALARFCSEGHYERHISRMHRVYRKRMQTALAALNRAVSPEWAAWTRPDGGYLIWLSMAPSPPADWEKILASEKVSAALGNIFYSSEPAGVHFRLSISSLDEEEIEEGIRRLGRAFGKVYERKG
- a CDS encoding aspartate aminotransferase family protein; this translates as MKLWNTNPLHGIRLTGGRGSTVFDDRGTSYTDMWSGTWCNVLGYGHPRLARALRDQAGGLLQAGASFGTPEMDDALRQLASILPPELDRAVFLNSGSEAVELALKMAMAATGRQKIIAAEKGYYGGTVFALSISEPGRTATWLPKPGQVVRLPAPHCARCPSSPDCGGGNFPCLAALKETPPEEGAAALIWEPVLGGGILVPPPGYGARLRELATARGALFISEEVTTGMGRTGLWFGFSHENLVPDILVIGKALGGGLPVSAVVTTKEVEERAVSVLGRHVQSHQNTPLSGRIAAEVISTLRDEGLVERSEEMGAMLLSGLSELQARFPCIREVRGKGLMVGAELTPETAGRGPDMSKRLLEKGYIQDFHQLTSTFRLFPPFVITRDEMQGFLAAFGEVLGEME
- a CDS encoding ketopantoate reductase family protein, producing MKIAVFGIGGVGGIVGGALAKSHAETWFFARGENLEAIRAKGLRVESSVLGDFVARPKRASDRAEEFGIMDAVFVCCKGYSLKEACGAIFPVVGPETAVIPLLNGVIVSDIMEPLLPPCILADGTIRVFSRLEKPGHIIQSMEMCSIAFGMKDGSRPARLDELASVLNTAGIRTAVSENIMVDSWSKYALMCGNSVMFCYYDGPAGTVREDPQHESVLRAVTGELVAVAAAKGVTLPADTADKAAAFFSKMEPDAMSSLYRDLSSGKPVNQTELDHIIGRMVEMGRQTGVPTPYHTIAYERFASQKD